In a single window of the Oecophyllibacter saccharovorans genome:
- a CDS encoding UdgX family uracil-DNA binding protein (This protein belongs to the uracil DNA glycosylase superfamily, members of which act in excision repair of DNA. However, it belongs more specifically to UdgX branch, whose founding member was found to bind uracil in DNA (where it does not belong), without cleaving it, appears to promote DNA repair by a pathway involving RecA, rather than base excision.) encodes MNAQLPISVPLASPSDFSGWRSWSRQLLYDRVPDTDIDWQITPPADLYAPVSERSLPQVAPAFAIPRETARLISAVFASGHPERFSLLYRLLEHYRDTPAQPVEPDLLGKLQALAAQARAQALELRACLPPPLQSTPAFRHVQVPVPLLDSQASALWRLRPQPWLMHTPGRLLLCENSQIIFAPEPPSIPDTDTAPEAQTEKALFLHDFAQRHGQSAQHSIYWRGVDTFRLPPAPEEIDQASSLHALRCLAVDCAFCPLSQAANRTVFGEGATGARLIFVGEQPGDQEDLTGRPFVGPAGQLFDQALQEAGGQRGDYWLTNAVKHFRFIQTPARRLHQKPEAQHVQACAPWLAAERRLLAPQVTVMLGVTAASAILGRPVTISRERSRLFDLPSGGKGLVTVHPSFLLRVPDPQRRAEEYRKFVTDLKLALSALAPDSKEE; translated from the coding sequence ATGAACGCTCAACTTCCAATTTCAGTCCCTCTTGCCAGTCCAAGTGATTTTAGCGGATGGCGATCCTGGTCGCGCCAGCTGCTTTATGACCGTGTTCCAGACACCGACATTGACTGGCAGATCACGCCGCCGGCTGATCTTTACGCCCCGGTCAGCGAGCGTTCTCTACCGCAGGTTGCTCCTGCTTTCGCAATACCACGCGAGACAGCCCGGTTGATTTCCGCTGTTTTTGCTTCCGGTCATCCCGAACGTTTTTCGTTGCTTTACCGGCTTCTGGAACATTATCGCGACACGCCAGCCCAACCTGTTGAGCCAGACTTGTTGGGAAAACTCCAGGCGCTCGCCGCACAGGCACGCGCCCAAGCTCTGGAACTGCGCGCTTGCCTCCCCCCGCCGCTCCAAAGCACGCCTGCCTTCCGGCATGTTCAGGTTCCCGTCCCGCTTCTGGACAGTCAGGCGTCAGCCCTTTGGCGCCTGCGCCCCCAACCATGGCTGATGCACACGCCAGGCCGGCTCCTGCTGTGTGAAAACAGCCAGATCATCTTTGCCCCCGAGCCTCCCTCAATTCCCGATACTGATACAGCCCCTGAGGCACAAACCGAAAAAGCCCTTTTCCTGCACGATTTTGCGCAGCGTCATGGGCAATCGGCACAACACAGCATCTACTGGCGCGGCGTGGACACGTTCCGTCTTCCTCCCGCCCCTGAAGAGATCGACCAGGCGTCCAGCCTGCATGCGCTCCGTTGCCTGGCTGTCGACTGTGCTTTCTGCCCGCTGAGCCAGGCTGCCAACCGGACGGTCTTTGGAGAAGGGGCTACTGGTGCCCGGCTGATCTTCGTTGGTGAGCAACCAGGTGACCAGGAAGATCTGACAGGCCGGCCCTTTGTAGGGCCCGCAGGACAGCTTTTCGACCAGGCGCTTCAGGAAGCCGGCGGGCAAAGGGGCGATTACTGGCTTACCAATGCCGTCAAGCATTTCCGCTTCATCCAGACACCCGCACGGCGCCTGCACCAGAAGCCGGAAGCCCAGCATGTCCAGGCCTGCGCCCCCTGGCTGGCTGCCGAGCGGCGTCTTCTGGCGCCGCAAGTGACAGTCATGCTGGGCGTAACGGCCGCTTCAGCAATTCTGGGGCGCCCGGTAACCATTTCGCGTGAACGCTCCAGACTGTTCGATCTGCCTTCAGGCGGCAAAGGACTGGTAACAGTGCATCCCTCTTTTCTGCTGCGCGTGCCTGATCCGCAAAGGCGCGCGGAAGAATACCGGAAATTCGTGACAGACCTGAAATTGGCTCTCTCTGCCCTCGCACCGGATTCAAAAGAGGAGTAG